TCCAGCTTTAACCCTAATTGATCGGCTAAACAATCAAACAAAATTTCACCGAGGCACAAAACACGGGAATTGCTCATTTCATTTTAGATTTGAGATTTCGATTTTGGATTAAGAATTTCCAGTATAAAATCTACAACAATTATTGCTAATTTGTCGCCAGTTCTTCATAGAATTAAATAGCATTTTTTACTACTCCATAACATCTATATGCTTCTAATTACCGCCGAAATTATCTAAATATTTATACTAAAGTTTAAATAAAAACAAGTGCTGTATAATACTTATATATTGTCATGATTTATATTCTTGCCAACTTGAAATCAAAAGAAAATATTGACAATAGTGTTACTGCTAATACTTGAAACCCCTACCAACAAAAGAATCTTCTAGAATTAGAAAGAGTGATTAAGTAGATATACCAAAGGAGGATAGAAATAGTCATGGCTGGTGGCAAGTCTGAGACCCCCGTTAGTCTGTCAGACAGAGAACTGCAAATTATCGACCTAGTGGCCGCTGGCTTAACTAACCAAGAGATTGCAGGTAAACTGGAGATTAGCAAGCGTACAGTTGATAACCATATCAGCAATATTCTGACCAAGACCGAGACCGAAAATCGAGTAGCTCTTGTCCGCTGGGCCTTACAGTGGGGCAAAGTCTGCTTAAATGATGTCAATTGCTGTCTTCTCCCTAACCAGATCGAATAAACAATTTACTAGTAGCAACGTAATTGCTATGGTCTGGTAGAATTGCAAGCCAATTTTGAGGTTAACTGATTGTTTCCCTCCTCACGCCTAAGTTTTCAGTGTGAACGCTCTACCAAAAGTTCCGAGTCCTTCACTCAGCCGGAGTTTATGTTAGTGGAGCCAGCTGACCTTCGGACTCGGAAACATATAACAAAGAATCCTTTCCACATTCAACAAAACAGATGTAGGACTGGAGAAGAAGTGAGGGAGCAGGGAGCAAGGAAGAATTTTCCCCTCAGCAAGAGCAGCACCCTGGTCCTCTGCCTCTTTTCAATGCCCAATGCCCCATACTTGATACCCAAACTCAACAATCAACCACAAAAATTAGCAACAATTCAGTGGTGCAAGCGTTACATTTGAGAGAAATCTATATTGCTCCATCGGCTTGGAGAGCGGTGTTCAAATGAATACTTCTGCTTCTTTTCAGGGTGGCTCGTCTCCCTTTGATTTTTTTAACTTTGATTTTAGGGCACCTGTATCTGAGAAAGTTCCCAACCCAGAATACCGTCCCTTAGACTTTCCCCAACCCACACAAGATGCTGACCTACTCAGGCAGCTATCATTTATACCAGGGTTGAAAGAAATTTTGATGATCCGGCAGGTTCACGCCTTAGAACACGCTACTGTTTGGGTTCTTAGTGATTCACAAAGTGGCCAACCTGCTAAAGGAAAAGCTACTAACGTTCAACCAGATAACGAACTATTAGGCGGTTTGTCTACTGAGCATGGATTTTACCTTTATGGTGAAGTAAATATTAGTGATTTGCGGCGTGCGGTAGCACTTGCTCGACATCGCCTCACCAATGGAGAATGGGATTTAGCTGTACATCCCCGTTGCGGCACAAATTTATCAGTAGCAATGCTCTTAACAGCTGGACTAGCTGTTGGTGTACATCTATTATTACCATTTCGACCAATCGAGCAACTTATAGGTTTGGGGTTAGCAGCGACGACAGCTGCTGAACTCGCACCTGATTTAGGTTTTATGGCGCAGCGTTACCTAACAACTGCCATTCCTTTTAATCTAGCAATTGAAAATATTACCCGTACACGCGACGTTTGGGGGCGTGAGGCACATTTTGTTAAAGTGGGTTGGCAAGAATGAGAGGGAGCAGGGGAGCAGGGGGGCAGGGAGGATAAGGGGAGAATTATTCAAGTTTCTCCCTTGTCTACCCCCTCTTCCTTGTCTCCTATGTCTCTTCTCAATGCCCAATTCCTAATGCCCTAATAAAATTATGAGAAAACTTTACTTCTTACTGCCCGGTACAGATGGCAAATTTGCCTGTGGTGGTCTTTGGGCTGAGTTAAAAACACTTAATCTGGCTCAGAATTTCTGTAGTGCTGATGTTGTAACTTACCGTCAGCGAGAAAAAGATAAGCTTTTTATTGACGATTTACTAAAAGAGAAAAATTTAAATGATGTAATTTTTGTAATTAGTTGGGGATTTGATATAGCTCAACTCGTGGCTAAACTTAAGCAATACAATGTGGTTTACCATGCACATAGTCCAGGTTATCCATTTAGACTACCTGCGAGTATTCCGATTGTTACTGTTAGCCGCTATACAATGGGATATTGGGGAGAAAAATCACCTAATTCTCTGATTTATTATTTGCCCAATCAAATTTCTGATGAGTTTCAAAATTTAGGTCTGGAACGGGATATTGATGTTTTAGTCCAGGCTCGAAAATCTTCTGAGTATTTAATTAAAGAATTGATTCCAGCGTTGCAAAAACGTTGTAAAGTATTGGTTGTTGATTCATACATAGAGGATTTACCTGCATTATTTAACCGAGCTAAGGTTTACCTCTATGATTCGGCTGAGTACTGGGCACAACAGGGCGTTAGTGAAGGATTTGGTCTACAACCAATGGAAGCTCTTGCCTGTGGCTGTCAAGTATTTTCTAGT
The Nostoc punctiforme PCC 73102 genome window above contains:
- a CDS encoding glycosyltransferase, which encodes MRKLYFLLPGTDGKFACGGLWAELKTLNLAQNFCSADVVTYRQREKDKLFIDDLLKEKNLNDVIFVISWGFDIAQLVAKLKQYNVVYHAHSPGYPFRLPASIPIVTVSRYTMGYWGEKSPNSLIYYLPNQISDEFQNLGLERDIDVLVQARKSSEYLIKELIPALQKRCKVLVVDSYIEDLPALFNRAKVYLYDSAEYWAQQGVSEGFGLQPMEALACGCQVFSSVNGGLADYLDPGFNCYKIAGYSQEYDVQRILKVINSSAAFSLSEELITEHRTENIIKRFQVILDELNEFFDHKIQQPSNIKSLTSIRMAKLLAQRIYGKLKKKYFK
- a CDS encoding DUF6391 domain-containing protein, translated to MNTSASFQGGSSPFDFFNFDFRAPVSEKVPNPEYRPLDFPQPTQDADLLRQLSFIPGLKEILMIRQVHALEHATVWVLSDSQSGQPAKGKATNVQPDNELLGGLSTEHGFYLYGEVNISDLRRAVALARHRLTNGEWDLAVHPRCGTNLSVAMLLTAGLAVGVHLLLPFRPIEQLIGLGLAATTAAELAPDLGFMAQRYLTTAIPFNLAIENITRTRDVWGREAHFVKVGWQE
- a CDS encoding helix-turn-helix domain-containing protein, which produces MAGGKSETPVSLSDRELQIIDLVAAGLTNQEIAGKLEISKRTVDNHISNILTKTETENRVALVRWALQWGKVCLNDVNCCLLPNQIE